From Streptomyces sp. NBC_00683, one genomic window encodes:
- a CDS encoding SDR family oxidoreductase, which translates to MTVLIVGGSGFLGTELVEQARAAGHTTVATYATKPGEASPTAWYPLDLRDAGSLDTVMAEVRPQLVINASSGAADWATTAEGPIRLAMVAARYGTRMVHVSSDAVFSGANVHYDESSLPDPVTPYGAAKAAAETGVLAVHPTAAVARTSLIIGHGRSLHEKLVHDLAAGARDGALFTDDIRCPVHVTDLAASLLELGAADATGLHHLAGRDAVSRHELGTLIAQRDGLDASRLPTALRANSTLPGALDVRLDSRATQRALRTTLRGARQFLEHPGFR; encoded by the coding sequence ATGACAGTTCTGATCGTCGGCGGCAGCGGCTTCCTCGGGACCGAGCTGGTCGAGCAGGCGAGAGCAGCAGGGCACACGACCGTCGCGACCTATGCGACCAAGCCAGGCGAAGCATCCCCGACTGCCTGGTATCCCCTTGACCTGCGGGACGCGGGAAGCCTGGACACCGTCATGGCCGAGGTGCGCCCGCAGCTCGTCATCAACGCATCGAGCGGGGCGGCCGACTGGGCGACTACGGCAGAAGGCCCCATCCGGCTCGCGATGGTGGCGGCCAGGTACGGCACACGCATGGTCCACGTGTCCAGTGACGCGGTGTTCTCCGGCGCGAACGTCCACTACGACGAGTCCAGCCTCCCCGACCCCGTCACCCCATACGGGGCGGCCAAGGCCGCGGCCGAGACCGGGGTCCTCGCCGTGCATCCGACGGCCGCTGTCGCTCGGACATCGCTGATCATCGGCCACGGACGTTCACTCCACGAAAAGCTCGTACACGACCTCGCCGCCGGCGCCCGCGACGGCGCCCTGTTCACCGACGACATACGCTGCCCCGTCCACGTCACCGACCTCGCCGCCTCCCTCCTGGAGCTGGGAGCCGCCGACGCGACCGGCCTCCACCACCTCGCAGGCCGAGACGCCGTCAGCCGTCACGAGCTCGGCACCCTCATCGCCCAACGGGACGGCCTCGACGCCTCACGGCTGCCCACCGCCCTTCGAGCAAACAGCACCCTTCCCGGCGCTCTCGACGTACGCCTCGACAGCCGGGCTACCCAGCGGGCCCTGCGCACCACGCTGCGCGGTGCTCGGCAATTCCTAGAGCACCCCGGCTTCCGGTAG